One Rosa chinensis cultivar Old Blush chromosome 5, RchiOBHm-V2, whole genome shotgun sequence genomic region harbors:
- the LOC121049376 gene encoding G-type lectin S-receptor-like serine/threonine-protein kinase At1g61500 has product MTSWKSESDPSTGKYSVGLTPETPSQVFIWINGSIPYWRSGPWDRSKFIGIPDMDDRYGSGFSLYENLTAKYFSYSFSDSTLAYLDISSEGRSKLMLSESGKNWYPNFSARTNPCDNYGACGPFGVCKAFESPICRCLKGFVPKSDEEWSKGTWTGGCVRRNKLSCQSDTIKSVSLRAKEDDDWFKKMTMLKVPDSHEFVVTSLDVDNEHGACEKQCLSNCSCLAYAFVNKIGCLVWSKELIDIQKFSFGGEDLYIRLAEAERDEGKPIKLIATLTAICSITILGAIVYGWHRLGADQKGKHMELTDTILSSRDALREYIGQSDLSERLIYDFDTISTATNNFNITNKLGQGGFGPVYKGMLQEGKEIAVKRLSSGSGQGIQEFKNEMSFISNLQHKNLVRLLGCCIKDEEKLLIYEFMANKSLDTLLCDQTRKKVLDWATRFSIIQGVARGLLYLHHDSCLKVVHRDLKVSNILLDDKMIPKISDFGLARIIEATQNLENTRRVVGTIGYMSPEYAMRGLFSEKSDVYSFGVSVLEIISGKKNSSFFIHDQQLGFLSYVWQLWNEGRGLELVDEVLGDLYSPSQVMRCIHIGLLCIQDNAADRPTMHDVVFILSSEIDASSKPKQPAYTFQNPVSQFQPHDVDTRSSNAETTITVIEGR; this is encoded by the exons ATGACTTCCTGGAAAAGTGAAAGTGATCCATCAACTGGGAAGTATTCGGTAGGACTGACACCTGAGACACCATCACAAGTGTTCATTTGGATCAATGGATCAATTCCCTATTGGAGGAGTGGGCCTTGGGATAGATCAAAGTTCATTGGCATACCAGATATGGATGATCGATATGGAAGTGGATTTAGTCTATATGAGAATTTAACAGCAAAGTACTTCTCTTATAGTTTTTCTGACAGTACTCTCGCATATTTAGACATCTCTTCAGAAGGAAGATCAAAGCTTATGCTGTCAGAAAGTGGCAAGAACTGGTATCCAAACTTCAGTGCACGAACTAATCCCTGCGACAATTATGGAGCATGCGGACCTTTTGGTGTTTGCAAAGCTTTTGAATCTCCAATATGTAGGTGTTTGAAAGGGTTTGTACCAAAGTCAGATGAGGAATGGAGCAAAGGAACCTGGACAGGAGGTTGTGTGAGGCGAAACAAATTGTCTTGTCAAAGTGACACAATCAAGTCAGTCTCATTGAGAGCTAAAGAAGATGATGATTGGTTTAAGAAGATGACTATGTTGAAAGTACCAGATTCTCATGAATTTGTTGTTACATCTTTAGATGTTGACAACGAGCATGGTGCCTGCGAGAAGCAGTGCCTAAGCAATTGTTCTTGCCTGGCTTATGCATTTGTAAATAAAATAGGGTGTTTGGTCTGGTCCAAAGAGCTTATTGACATACAGAAATTTTCGTTTGGCGGAGAAGATCTCTATATTCGCCTAGCAGAAGCAGAACGAG ATGAAGGTAAACCAATAAAGTTAATTGCCACCCTTACAGCTATTTGTTCTATCACTATCCTGGGGGCCATAGTGTATGGTTGGCATAGGCTTGGAGCTGACCAAAAAG GAAAACATATGGAATTAACGGATACGATTCTTTCTTCAAGAGATGCTCTTCGAGAATATATAGGACAATCTGATCTATCAGAGCGTTTGATCTATGATTTTGATACCATATCGACTGCTACAAACAATTTCAACATCACAAACAAACTCGGGCAAGGAGGCTTTGGTCCAGTTTATAAG GGTATGCTACAAGAAGGGAAGGAAATTGCGGTAAAAAGACTATCTAGCGGCTCAGGTCAAGGTATTCAAGAATTCAAGAATGAGATGTCGTTCATTTCCAATCTTCAGCACAAAAATCTTGTTAGGCTCTTGGGTTGCTGCATTAAAGATGAGGAGAAGTTACTGATTTATGAATTCATGGCAAACAAAAGCCTCGATACTTTGTTGTGCG ATCAAACGAGAAAAAAAGTGCTTGATTGGGCTACACGCTTTAGCATTATCCAAGGTGTTGCTAGAGGGCTTCTTTATCTTCATCATGATTCCTGTTTGAAGGTGGTACATAGAGATTTGAAAGTCAGCAACATTCTCTTGGATGACAAAATGATcccaaaaatttcagattttgggttGGCACGTATAATTGAAGCTACTCAGAATCTAGAAAATACTCGGAGGGTTGTGGGAACAAT TGGTTATATGTCTCCAGAGTATGCCATGAGAGggttattttctgaaaaatctgaTGTCTACAGCTTTGGGGTCTCGGTCTTGGAAATTATTAGTGGCAAGAAGAATAGTAGTTTCTTTATCCATGACCAACAGCTAGGCTTTCTATCCTAT GTATGGCAATTATGGAACGAAGGCAGGGGGTTGGAGTTAGTAGATGAAGTATTGGGTGATTTATATTCACCATCACAGGTGATGAGATGCATTCATATTGGGCTTCTTTGTATACAAGACAATGCAGCAGATAGGCCAACTATGCATGATGTTGTTTTCATACTAAGTAGTGAGATAGATGCCTCTTCAAAACCTAAGCAGCCTGCTTACACTTTCCAAAACCCAGTCTCTCAATTTCAACCACATGATGTTGATACTCGCTCTAGTAATGCTGAAACCACCATAACAGTGATCGAAGGACGATAG
- the LOC121048748 gene encoding G-type lectin S-receptor-like serine/threonine-protein kinase SD1-29 isoform X1 codes for MGIVLLFFLFIFSLLPSQYSAQLYNITPSKPLALGQTLVSPGRIYELGFFSLSNSTNRYLGLWHNNIYPRKFVWLANREKPLSSADTSANLRISSNGNLELVDGKQNSVWSTIEVSSSNSTSAVAVLLDTGNFVVKDDMGADEFIWQSFDYPCDTMLPRQRLGFDSKSGKRYVLTNWKSDNDPSMGIFSSGLSAETPSQVFVWINNGSTPHYRSGPWDKSKFIGVVDKDSQWQYLSGYTLEDDVKQGTKYLSYYNLVDNITGYTEMSSDGSVRLMYSENGKNWSAVLKISNNACDIYGTCGPFGVCKASESPICKCLKGFVPKLHDEWNKGNWTGGCVRQTKLFCERQTNISVSTTGKQDDGFLKMARSKVPDHHVYISSLGDADTFEDCKMVCLKNCSCLAYAYVNTIGCLRWFNYLIDIQVFPSEGEDLYIRLAQSELVEAKPIKLIASLTAIGFMSLLAAIVFGLYRLRANQKGKKMKWSREGLLEYIGKHDSSELKIYDFDSILIATDSFNIKNKLGQGGFGPVYKGMLPEGKEIAVKRLSSSSGQGVEEFKNEMLLISELQHKNLVRIMGCCVKEDEKLLIYEFMPNKSLDTFLFDPTKRAVLDWATRFNIVQGVARGLLYLHHDSYLKIIHRDLKVSNILLDEKMNPKISDFGLARIVEGTQILENTQRVVGTRGYISPEYAMGGIFSEKSDVYSFGVLVLEIVSSKKTASFYLYDQQLGFLAYAWKLWKEDRGLELVDEILGDSYSSSEVMKCVHIGLLCVQDNATDRPTMTDIALMLSSEIDGPQPKEPLFTIPNSVSYPKPQYENIDSSKNEASITVIEGR; via the exons atggGCATTGTTTTGTTGTTCTTCCTGTTCATCTTCAGTTTGCTTCCCTCCCAGTATAGTGCTCAGCTTTATAACATAACTCCTTCAAAACCATTAGCACTAGGACAAACTCTAGTCTCCCCTGGCCGCATTTATGAATTGGGCTTCTTCAGTTTGAGTAATTCCACTAATAGGTATCTGGGGTTATGGCACAACAATATATATCCCCGGAAATTTGTGTGGCTAGCCAACAGAGAAAAGCCTCTTTCAAGTGCAGACACATCGGCTAATCTGAGAATTAGCAGCAATGGGAATCTGGAGCTTGTAGATGGGAAACAGAACTCTGTCTGGTCAACCATTGAAGTATCATCATCTAATAGTACTTCAGCTGTTGCAGTTCTTCTAGACACTGGAAACTTTGTCGTCAAAGATGATATGGGAGCTGATGAGTTTATATGGCAGAGCTTTGATTATCCTTGTGACACTATGCTACCTCGCCAGCGGCTAGGATTCGATAGTAAATCCGGAAAGAGGTATGTCCTCACTAACTGGAAAAGTGATAATGATCCATCAATGGGTATATTCTCGTCTGGACTTTCAGCAGAGACACCATCACAAGTGTTTGTTTGGATTAACAATGGATCAACTCCTCACTACAGAAGTGGACCATGGGATAAATCAAAGTTCATTGGGGTAGTGGACAAGGATTCCCAGTGGCAGTATCTAAGTGGATATACTCTAGAGGATGATGTGAAGCAAGGAACGAAGTATTTGTCTTACTATAATTTAGTCGACAACATTACTGGATATACAGAGATGTCTTCAGATGGTTCAGTAAGGCTTATGTATTCAGAAAATGGCAAGAACTGGAGTGCTGTCTTGAAGATTTCAAATAATGCATGTGACATTTATGGAACATGTGGACCTTTTGGGGTTTGCAAAGCTTCTGAGTCTCCAATCTGCAAGTGTTTGAAAGGGTTTGTACCCAAATTGCACGACGAATGGAACAAAGGGAACTGGACTGGAGGGTGTGTGAGGCAAACCAAATTGTTTTGTGAGAGACAAACAAATATCTCAGTGTCAACTACAGGAAAACAAGATGATGGGTTTTTGAAGATGGCAAGGTCCAAAGTACCAGATCATCatgtatatatttcttctttGGGCGATGCAGACACATTTGAAGACTGCAAGATGGTGTGCCTGAAAAATTGTTCTTGCTTAGCCTATGCATATGTTAATACTATAGGGTGCTTGCGCTGGTTCAATTACCTTATTGATATACAGGTGTTTCCCTCTGAAGGAGAAGATCTATATATTCGCCTAGCACAATCTGAACTAG ttgaaGCAAAGCCAATAAAGTTAATTGCCAGCCTCACAGCTATTGGTTTTATGAGTTTGTTGGCTGCTATAGTTTTTGGTTTATACAGATTGCGTGCCAACCAAAAGGGTAAGAAAATGAAATGGTCTAGAGAAGGTCTTCTAGAATATATAGGAAAACATGATTCCTCAGAGCTAAAGATATATGATTTTGATAGCATACTAATCGCCACAGACAGCTTCAACATAAAAAACAAACTCGGGCAAGGAGGCTTTGGCCCAGTTTATAAG GGAATGCTACCGGAAGGGAAGGAAATAgcagtaaaaagactatctagTAGCTCAGGACAAGGTGTTGAGGAGTTCAAGAATGAGATGCTATTGATCTCTGAGCTTCAACACAAAAATCTTGTTAGGATCATGGGTTGTTGTGTTAAGGAGGATGAGAAGTTACTTATTTACGAGTTCATGCCGAACAAAAGCTTGGATACTTTTCTATTTG ATCCGACGAAGAGAGCAGTGCTTGATTGGGCTACACGTTTTAATATTGTTCAGGGTGTAGCTAGAGGGCTTCTTTATCTCCATCATGATTCCTATTTGAAGATAATACACAGAGATCTGAAAGTCAGCAATATTCTcttggatgagaaaatgaatcctaaaatttcagattttggattGGCACGCATAGTTGAAGGAACACAAATTCTAGAAAATACTCAGAGGGTGGTGGGAACACG TGGCTATATATCTCCAGAGTATGCCATGGGTGGAATATTTTCCGAAAAATCTGATGTCTACAGTTTTGGAGTTTTGGTATTGGAAATTGTTAGCAGCAAGAAGACTGCCAGCTTTTATTTATATGACCAACAGCTAGGCTTTCTAGCCTAT GCATGGAAGTTGTGGAAGGAAGACAGAGGATTGGAGTTAGTAGATGAAATACTGGGTGATTCATATTCCTCATCAGAAGTAATGAAATGTGTGCATATTGGGCTTCTTTGTGTACAAGACAATGCTACGGATAGGCCTACCATGACAGATATAGCGTTGATGCTAAGTAGTGAAATTGATGGTCCACAACCTAAGGAGCCTTTGTTCACTATCCCGAATTCAGTTTCTTATCCTAAACCACAATATGAAAATATTGATTCCTCCAAAAATGAAGCTAGCATTACAGTGATTGAAGGGCGATAA
- the LOC121048748 gene encoding G-type lectin S-receptor-like serine/threonine-protein kinase SD1-29 isoform X2 produces MGIVLLFFLFIFSLLPSQYSAQLYNITPSKPLALGQTLVSPGRIYELGFFSLSNSTNRYLGLWHNNIYPRKFVWLANREKPLSSADTSANLRISSNGNLELVDGKQNSVWSTIEVSSSNSTSAVAVLLDTGNFVVKDDMGADEFIWQSFDYPCDTMLPRQRLGFDSKSGKRYVLTNWKSDNDPSMGIFSSGLSAETPSQVFVWINNGSTPHYRSGPWDKSKFIGVVDKDSQWQYLSGYTLEDDVKQGTKYLSYYNLVDNITGYTEMSSDGSVRLMYSENGKNWSAVLKISNNACDIYGTCGPFGVCKASESPICKCLKGFVPKLHDEWNKGNWTGGCVRQTKLFCERQTNISVSTTGKQDDGFLKMARSKVPDHHVYISSLGDADTFEDCKMVCLKNCSCLAYAYVNTIGCLRWFNYLIDIQVFPSEGEDLYIRLAQSELVEAKPIKLIASLTAIGFMSLLAAIVFGLYRLRANQKDSFNIKNKLGQGGFGPVYKGMLPEGKEIAVKRLSSSSGQGVEEFKNEMLLISELQHKNLVRIMGCCVKEDEKLLIYEFMPNKSLDTFLFDPTKRAVLDWATRFNIVQGVARGLLYLHHDSYLKIIHRDLKVSNILLDEKMNPKISDFGLARIVEGTQILENTQRVVGTRGYISPEYAMGGIFSEKSDVYSFGVLVLEIVSSKKTASFYLYDQQLGFLAYAWKLWKEDRGLELVDEILGDSYSSSEVMKCVHIGLLCVQDNATDRPTMTDIALMLSSEIDGPQPKEPLFTIPNSVSYPKPQYENIDSSKNEASITVIEGR; encoded by the exons atggGCATTGTTTTGTTGTTCTTCCTGTTCATCTTCAGTTTGCTTCCCTCCCAGTATAGTGCTCAGCTTTATAACATAACTCCTTCAAAACCATTAGCACTAGGACAAACTCTAGTCTCCCCTGGCCGCATTTATGAATTGGGCTTCTTCAGTTTGAGTAATTCCACTAATAGGTATCTGGGGTTATGGCACAACAATATATATCCCCGGAAATTTGTGTGGCTAGCCAACAGAGAAAAGCCTCTTTCAAGTGCAGACACATCGGCTAATCTGAGAATTAGCAGCAATGGGAATCTGGAGCTTGTAGATGGGAAACAGAACTCTGTCTGGTCAACCATTGAAGTATCATCATCTAATAGTACTTCAGCTGTTGCAGTTCTTCTAGACACTGGAAACTTTGTCGTCAAAGATGATATGGGAGCTGATGAGTTTATATGGCAGAGCTTTGATTATCCTTGTGACACTATGCTACCTCGCCAGCGGCTAGGATTCGATAGTAAATCCGGAAAGAGGTATGTCCTCACTAACTGGAAAAGTGATAATGATCCATCAATGGGTATATTCTCGTCTGGACTTTCAGCAGAGACACCATCACAAGTGTTTGTTTGGATTAACAATGGATCAACTCCTCACTACAGAAGTGGACCATGGGATAAATCAAAGTTCATTGGGGTAGTGGACAAGGATTCCCAGTGGCAGTATCTAAGTGGATATACTCTAGAGGATGATGTGAAGCAAGGAACGAAGTATTTGTCTTACTATAATTTAGTCGACAACATTACTGGATATACAGAGATGTCTTCAGATGGTTCAGTAAGGCTTATGTATTCAGAAAATGGCAAGAACTGGAGTGCTGTCTTGAAGATTTCAAATAATGCATGTGACATTTATGGAACATGTGGACCTTTTGGGGTTTGCAAAGCTTCTGAGTCTCCAATCTGCAAGTGTTTGAAAGGGTTTGTACCCAAATTGCACGACGAATGGAACAAAGGGAACTGGACTGGAGGGTGTGTGAGGCAAACCAAATTGTTTTGTGAGAGACAAACAAATATCTCAGTGTCAACTACAGGAAAACAAGATGATGGGTTTTTGAAGATGGCAAGGTCCAAAGTACCAGATCATCatgtatatatttcttctttGGGCGATGCAGACACATTTGAAGACTGCAAGATGGTGTGCCTGAAAAATTGTTCTTGCTTAGCCTATGCATATGTTAATACTATAGGGTGCTTGCGCTGGTTCAATTACCTTATTGATATACAGGTGTTTCCCTCTGAAGGAGAAGATCTATATATTCGCCTAGCACAATCTGAACTAG ttgaaGCAAAGCCAATAAAGTTAATTGCCAGCCTCACAGCTATTGGTTTTATGAGTTTGTTGGCTGCTATAGTTTTTGGTTTATACAGATTGCGTGCCAACCAAAAGG ACAGCTTCAACATAAAAAACAAACTCGGGCAAGGAGGCTTTGGCCCAGTTTATAAG GGAATGCTACCGGAAGGGAAGGAAATAgcagtaaaaagactatctagTAGCTCAGGACAAGGTGTTGAGGAGTTCAAGAATGAGATGCTATTGATCTCTGAGCTTCAACACAAAAATCTTGTTAGGATCATGGGTTGTTGTGTTAAGGAGGATGAGAAGTTACTTATTTACGAGTTCATGCCGAACAAAAGCTTGGATACTTTTCTATTTG ATCCGACGAAGAGAGCAGTGCTTGATTGGGCTACACGTTTTAATATTGTTCAGGGTGTAGCTAGAGGGCTTCTTTATCTCCATCATGATTCCTATTTGAAGATAATACACAGAGATCTGAAAGTCAGCAATATTCTcttggatgagaaaatgaatcctaaaatttcagattttggattGGCACGCATAGTTGAAGGAACACAAATTCTAGAAAATACTCAGAGGGTGGTGGGAACACG TGGCTATATATCTCCAGAGTATGCCATGGGTGGAATATTTTCCGAAAAATCTGATGTCTACAGTTTTGGAGTTTTGGTATTGGAAATTGTTAGCAGCAAGAAGACTGCCAGCTTTTATTTATATGACCAACAGCTAGGCTTTCTAGCCTAT GCATGGAAGTTGTGGAAGGAAGACAGAGGATTGGAGTTAGTAGATGAAATACTGGGTGATTCATATTCCTCATCAGAAGTAATGAAATGTGTGCATATTGGGCTTCTTTGTGTACAAGACAATGCTACGGATAGGCCTACCATGACAGATATAGCGTTGATGCTAAGTAGTGAAATTGATGGTCCACAACCTAAGGAGCCTTTGTTCACTATCCCGAATTCAGTTTCTTATCCTAAACCACAATATGAAAATATTGATTCCTCCAAAAATGAAGCTAGCATTACAGTGATTGAAGGGCGATAA